One stretch of Sinomonas terrae DNA includes these proteins:
- a CDS encoding bifunctional acetate--CoA ligase family protein/GNAT family N-acetyltransferase — translation MADEGTVSAYPQHWEADVVLRDGGTAHLRPIRPSDAPALQTFHVSQSESSIYLRFFSYKARLTDAELKRFTEVDYRDRVALVITVGDELIGVGRYDRLADPSEAEVAFNISDRHQGRGIGSILLEHLAAAARECGIRRFTAEVLPENRKMLAVFAEAGYALDRRFDDGVVSVEFEIDPTEKSRAVMEAREHRAEALSIQGLLAPRSVAVIGASRRWGTIGQQLLAHVVDGGFTGSVCAINPEALELGGMLTYARIGDTPGRVDLALVAVPYDDVAAVVAECAAAGVRGVVIASSGFAEDGERGLALQRELVRHARSRGMRLVGPGSLGIANTDPDVRLNASMAPAMPRQGSLGLFSQSAAIGIALYAAADRRKLGFSSLFSAGNRADVSGNDVMQYWEDDVATSAVGLYLESFGNPRKFSRIARRLARSKPVIVAKSEILGLRLPPGHAVRTSQAPPEALDAMLRQAGVIRVSTLEELVDVAQILSGPQPRGPRIAVVSNAASLGRVVADGAEGYDLTVTDTVTDLDLSGRSTALPALRARILDLIDAGAADSIVVALVPTAGVKPDGIAEILAECAEARSTTIVAAFTGILGHPERAEGLIPDRGTEGLGSPTVPAFTSAGDAVAALAAVVRYTEWLSHEASEPFEATHDDDGAEDLIDTALAGVTGPDLVRLGPRQAADLLSCYGISLLPSRPVASADEAVAAAEALGWPVALKSTSSSLRHRLDLGTVRLDIRDEPSLRSAFHFMEQSLSAYGELAAGPSAEPRLEVQSMAPLGQACVVRAIEDPLLGPVISFGLAGDAVALLDDWAHRVPPLTMLDVRDLVRGPRASEKLFGYEGLPALDVAALESLVGRVSLLKDRHPEVSVLELKPVVVSEHGLTVLHAEVWLGNAAHRTDSARRAMSDQ, via the coding sequence ATGGCGGATGAGGGCACGGTCAGCGCATATCCCCAGCACTGGGAAGCTGATGTCGTACTCCGCGATGGGGGCACCGCGCACCTCAGGCCTATCCGTCCAAGCGACGCTCCAGCGCTCCAGACGTTTCACGTGAGCCAGTCGGAGAGCTCGATCTACCTCCGCTTCTTCAGCTACAAGGCCCGGCTCACGGACGCCGAGCTCAAACGGTTCACGGAGGTGGACTACCGGGACCGTGTCGCGCTCGTGATCACGGTCGGGGACGAGCTCATCGGCGTCGGCCGGTACGACAGGCTGGCGGACCCTAGCGAAGCCGAGGTGGCATTCAACATCTCAGACCGGCATCAGGGCCGCGGTATCGGTTCGATCCTGCTCGAGCACTTGGCCGCCGCCGCGAGGGAGTGCGGCATCCGCCGCTTCACCGCCGAGGTCCTTCCCGAGAACCGCAAGATGCTGGCTGTCTTCGCAGAGGCGGGGTACGCGCTCGACCGTCGCTTCGACGACGGCGTGGTGAGCGTCGAGTTCGAGATCGATCCGACGGAGAAGTCCCGTGCGGTGATGGAAGCCCGCGAACACCGCGCCGAGGCCCTATCGATCCAGGGGCTGCTCGCGCCGCGGTCTGTCGCCGTGATCGGGGCGAGCCGCCGGTGGGGGACGATCGGCCAGCAGCTGCTCGCCCACGTCGTCGACGGGGGCTTCACAGGAAGCGTGTGCGCCATCAATCCCGAGGCGCTTGAGCTCGGAGGTATGCTCACCTACGCGCGGATCGGCGACACCCCCGGAAGGGTCGACCTCGCCCTCGTCGCGGTGCCCTACGACGACGTCGCGGCCGTCGTTGCCGAGTGCGCGGCGGCGGGCGTACGGGGTGTCGTGATTGCCTCCTCCGGGTTCGCCGAGGACGGCGAGCGCGGCCTCGCACTCCAGCGTGAACTCGTCCGGCACGCGCGCTCCCGCGGGATGCGCCTCGTCGGGCCGGGCTCGCTCGGGATAGCGAACACAGATCCCGACGTGCGTCTCAACGCCTCTATGGCCCCGGCGATGCCCCGTCAGGGCAGCCTCGGCCTCTTCAGCCAGTCGGCCGCGATAGGCATCGCCCTCTACGCGGCCGCAGACCGCCGGAAGCTCGGCTTCTCCTCGCTCTTCTCGGCAGGCAATCGGGCCGACGTGTCAGGGAACGACGTCATGCAGTACTGGGAAGACGATGTCGCAACGAGCGCAGTCGGTCTCTATCTCGAGTCCTTCGGCAATCCCCGCAAGTTCTCCCGGATCGCACGCCGGCTCGCCCGTAGCAAGCCGGTCATCGTGGCCAAGAGCGAGATCCTCGGCCTGCGCCTGCCGCCCGGGCACGCCGTCCGGACGTCGCAGGCCCCGCCCGAGGCGCTCGACGCGATGCTGCGGCAGGCCGGCGTCATCCGTGTCTCGACACTCGAGGAACTCGTCGACGTCGCCCAGATCCTCTCAGGGCCACAGCCGCGCGGCCCGCGGATCGCCGTCGTCTCGAATGCGGCCTCGCTCGGACGCGTCGTGGCGGACGGGGCCGAGGGATACGACCTCACCGTGACCGATACCGTGACCGACCTCGACCTCTCGGGCCGTTCGACAGCACTTCCGGCCCTCAGGGCCCGCATCCTCGATCTCATCGACGCAGGGGCTGCCGACTCGATCGTCGTCGCCCTCGTCCCCACGGCCGGGGTGAAACCTGACGGCATCGCGGAGATCCTGGCCGAATGCGCCGAGGCGCGCTCGACGACGATCGTGGCCGCGTTCACCGGAATCCTCGGGCATCCCGAGCGAGCGGAGGGCCTGATCCCCGACCGGGGCACCGAGGGCCTCGGCTCGCCGACGGTCCCCGCCTTCACGAGCGCAGGCGATGCTGTGGCGGCCCTTGCCGCCGTCGTCCGCTACACCGAGTGGCTCTCGCACGAGGCGAGCGAGCCCTTCGAGGCGACCCATGACGACGACGGCGCCGAGGACCTCATCGACACGGCGCTCGCAGGCGTCACCGGGCCGGACCTCGTACGGCTCGGGCCTCGGCAGGCCGCCGACCTCCTTTCGTGCTATGGGATCAGCCTGCTCCCGTCGCGGCCCGTCGCCTCGGCGGACGAGGCCGTCGCGGCAGCAGAGGCCCTGGGCTGGCCGGTCGCGCTCAAGTCGACGTCGTCGAGCCTTCGGCACCGTCTGGACCTCGGCACGGTCCGCTTGGATATCCGGGACGAGCCGTCGCTCCGATCGGCATTCCACTTCATGGAGCAGTCCCTGTCCGCCTACGGTGAGCTCGCGGCCGGCCCGAGCGCGGAGCCGCGGCTCGAAGTACAGAGCATGGCGCCGCTCGGGCAGGCGTGCGTCGTGCGGGCGATCGAGGATCCGCTGCTCGGACCGGTCATTTCGTTCGGTCTCGCGGGGGATGCGGTCGCTCTCCTCGACGACTGGGCGCACCGGGTCCCACCGCTCACGATGCTGGACGTCCGCGACCTCGTGCGCGGACCGCGGGCATCCGAGAAGCTCTTCGGGTACGAAGGGCTTCCTGCCCTCGACGTGGCTGCGCTCGAAAGCCTCGTCGGGCGGGTGTCGCTGCTCAAAGACCGGCATCCCGAGGTCTCCGTGCTCGAACTCAAGCCGGTGGTGGTGAGCGAGCACGGTCTCACCGTCCTGCACGCGGAGGTCTGGCTCGGCAACGCGGCTCACCGGACCGACAGTGCGCGCCGGGCGATGTCGGATCAGTAG
- a CDS encoding DNA gyrase/topoisomerase IV subunit A: MARRSTPSGKSSDLLPLGEVPAENITDIDVASEMETSFLEYAYSVIYSRALPDARDGLKPVQRRILYMMSDMGLRPDRGHVKSARVVGEVMGKLHPHGDAAIYDAMVRMAQDFALRLPLIDGHGNFGSLDDGPAAPRYTEARMAAAALALTDDLDEDVVDFVPNYDNQIMQPEVLPAAFPNLLVNGASGIAVGMATNMAPHNLTEVVSAAQLVISNPDATLEEVMELVPGPDLPSGGRIVGLDGIRDAYRTGRGSFRTRATVAVEQLTARRTGLVVTELPYMVGPEKVIEKIKDAVGSKKLQGISDVIDLTDRNHGLRLVIELKNGFNPHAVLEQLYRYTPLEDSFGINNVALVDGQPQTLGLLPLLRVYADHRISVVRRRTAFRLGKRKDRLHLVEGLLVAIMDIDEVIQIIRTSDEAAAARTRLMAVYDLTEIQANYILELRLRQLTKYSRIELEKEQDELRREIEELEAILGSDTLLRQLVAGELGEIAAKYGTPRRTLLLDAEEQAPATARALAAADSAKDGGKKASGKAPALALEIADEPCWAILTASGNIARTANADPLVEGGPRVRHDVFRSVVRTTARGELGAVTSTGRMVRLQAVDLPVLAPAAGLPNLAGGVPAKDFVSLGKGETLVALVPLDAVVALGTEQGIVKRLSPDYPLNREDWEAITLKSGDRVIGAAPAGDEDALVFISEQAQLLHYPASGVRPQGRTAGGMAGIRLADGDKALHFGVVASGDEGAVVVTIAGSRDALPGTAPGTAKITPFSEYPAKGRGTGGVRAHRYLKGEDVLLVAWAGHGPAKASSSAGVARSLPTEPGRRDGSGVPLSQTVEEVGPSFG; encoded by the coding sequence TTGGCACGTCGATCCACCCCGTCCGGGAAGTCCTCCGATCTGCTCCCTCTCGGCGAGGTTCCGGCCGAGAACATCACGGACATCGACGTCGCGTCGGAGATGGAGACGTCCTTCCTCGAGTACGCGTATTCGGTCATCTACTCCCGCGCCCTCCCGGACGCCCGGGACGGCCTCAAGCCGGTCCAGCGCCGCATTCTCTACATGATGAGCGACATGGGGCTGCGGCCCGACCGCGGCCACGTGAAGAGTGCCCGTGTCGTCGGCGAGGTGATGGGCAAGCTCCATCCCCACGGCGACGCTGCGATCTACGACGCCATGGTCCGCATGGCGCAGGACTTCGCCCTCCGCCTCCCGCTCATCGACGGGCACGGCAACTTCGGCTCCCTCGACGACGGACCGGCGGCGCCGCGCTACACCGAGGCGCGCATGGCAGCTGCGGCCCTCGCGCTCACGGACGACCTCGACGAGGACGTCGTCGACTTCGTGCCGAACTACGACAACCAGATCATGCAGCCGGAGGTCCTCCCGGCGGCGTTCCCCAACCTGCTCGTCAACGGCGCCTCGGGGATCGCCGTCGGCATGGCGACCAACATGGCGCCGCACAACCTCACGGAGGTCGTCTCCGCGGCGCAGCTCGTGATCTCCAACCCGGACGCGACGCTAGAGGAAGTCATGGAGCTCGTCCCGGGACCGGACCTGCCCTCGGGCGGCCGCATTGTCGGCCTGGACGGCATCCGGGACGCATACCGCACCGGCCGCGGTTCATTCCGCACCCGCGCGACGGTCGCGGTCGAGCAGCTCACCGCCCGCCGGACGGGGCTTGTCGTGACGGAGCTGCCCTACATGGTCGGACCCGAGAAGGTGATCGAGAAGATCAAGGACGCGGTGGGCTCGAAGAAGCTCCAGGGCATCAGCGACGTCATCGACCTCACGGACCGCAATCACGGCCTGCGCCTCGTCATCGAGCTCAAGAACGGGTTCAATCCGCACGCCGTCTTGGAGCAGCTCTACCGCTACACCCCGCTCGAGGATTCGTTCGGCATCAACAACGTGGCGCTTGTCGACGGCCAGCCGCAGACGCTCGGGCTGCTTCCGCTACTTCGGGTCTATGCGGACCACCGGATCTCGGTCGTGCGGCGCCGGACGGCCTTCCGGCTCGGCAAGCGCAAGGACCGGCTCCACCTCGTCGAGGGCCTCCTCGTGGCCATCATGGACATCGACGAGGTCATCCAGATCATCAGGACCTCCGACGAAGCGGCTGCGGCGCGCACGCGGCTCATGGCGGTCTACGACCTCACGGAGATCCAGGCCAACTACATCCTCGAACTGCGCCTTCGACAGCTGACGAAGTACTCCCGGATCGAGCTCGAGAAGGAACAGGACGAGCTGCGGCGCGAGATCGAGGAGCTCGAGGCGATCCTCGGCTCCGACACGCTCCTTCGCCAACTCGTCGCGGGTGAGCTCGGTGAGATCGCGGCGAAGTACGGCACCCCCCGACGCACCCTGCTGCTCGACGCTGAGGAACAGGCGCCCGCAACGGCACGCGCCCTCGCTGCCGCGGACAGCGCGAAGGACGGCGGGAAGAAGGCGTCCGGGAAGGCGCCCGCCCTAGCTCTGGAGATCGCGGACGAACCGTGCTGGGCGATCCTGACGGCTTCCGGCAACATCGCCCGCACGGCGAACGCCGACCCCCTCGTCGAAGGTGGACCGCGGGTGCGGCACGACGTCTTCCGCTCAGTTGTGCGGACGACGGCGCGGGGCGAGCTGGGTGCGGTGACCTCGACGGGACGCATGGTCCGGCTTCAGGCGGTCGACCTCCCGGTGCTCGCGCCAGCCGCGGGCCTTCCCAACCTCGCGGGAGGCGTCCCCGCGAAAGACTTCGTCTCCCTCGGGAAGGGCGAAACCCTCGTCGCGCTCGTGCCGCTCGACGCGGTCGTCGCGCTCGGAACGGAGCAGGGGATCGTCAAACGCCTGAGCCCCGACTACCCGCTCAACCGAGAGGACTGGGAGGCCATCACGCTCAAGTCCGGCGACCGCGTGATCGGCGCGGCTCCCGCTGGCGACGAGGACGCCCTCGTGTTCATCTCCGAGCAGGCACAGCTCCTGCACTACCCCGCCTCCGGCGTTCGTCCCCAAGGGCGCACGGCCGGTGGGATGGCCGGCATTCGGCTCGCCGACGGGGACAAGGCTCTGCACTTCGGTGTCGTCGCGTCGGGCGACGAGGGCGCCGTCGTCGTGACAATCGCCGGAAGCCGAGATGCCCTTCCCGGGACCGCGCCCGGCACCGCGAAGATCACACCGTTCTCGGAGTACCCCGCGAAGGGCCGCGGAACCGGTGGAGTGCGGGCCCACCGCTACCTCAAAGGTGAGGATGTCCTGCTCGTCGCCTGGGCGGGGCATGGACCGGCGAAGGCGTCCTCGAGCGCGGGCGTCGCGCGCTCCTTGCCGACTGAGCCCGGCCGCAGGGACGGCTCAGGGGTCCCGCTGTCGCAGACCGTGGAGGAGGTCGGCCCGAGCTTCGGCTGA
- a CDS encoding MFS transporter — translation MPRDLDQTASESAASEPGTDKPSSNGRVQRTAPRRRISFRKRRLRVDDVNVVDRSMLHRAIGGTIVGNTMEWYDVGVFGYLITTMGPVFLPEADASVQTLFLLGTFAATFVARPAGGVFFGWLGDKIGRQRVLAATLIMMAASTFALGLLPGYDQIGVWAAVLLVIVKLVQGFSTGGEYAGATTFVSEYAADRRRGFFASFLDMGSYLGFAVGAALVSVLQMTLGSAAMGEYGWRIPFLAAGPLGAIAIYFRLRIEESPTFQAALEAQERSVHELAANDEGATKGPIGIVRSYWRPILVAMVVVAAANTVGYALTSYMPTYLTESKGYDELHGTLLTIPVLVVMSLCIPLTGKLSDRIGRRPVLWIGAVSTIVLSIPAFLLIGIGSVPATLAGLALVAFPVTFYVANLASTLPAQFPTASRYGAMGIAYNFAVAIFGGTTPFIVDALIKATHNDMMPAYYLMATSLVGAVAIFFLQESAGRPLPGSMPSVESDAEAIDVVENQEEDPLIDLAHMPLAEVPVAVAPDGEAVQLPLDHPAAIAAAEQAGIDLEATALEAQVSGEEPVASGTSA, via the coding sequence ATGCCGAGAGACCTCGACCAAACCGCCTCTGAATCCGCAGCAAGCGAGCCGGGAACCGACAAGCCAAGCTCCAACGGGAGGGTGCAGCGCACCGCCCCGCGGCGCCGCATTTCGTTCCGCAAACGCCGGCTGAGGGTCGACGACGTCAACGTCGTCGACCGCTCGATGCTTCACCGCGCCATCGGCGGCACCATCGTGGGCAACACGATGGAGTGGTACGACGTCGGCGTGTTCGGCTACCTCATCACGACGATGGGCCCGGTCTTCCTCCCCGAGGCCGATGCGTCCGTGCAGACGCTCTTCCTGCTCGGCACCTTCGCGGCCACCTTCGTTGCCCGCCCTGCCGGCGGGGTCTTCTTCGGCTGGCTCGGCGACAAGATCGGCCGGCAGCGCGTCCTCGCGGCGACGCTCATCATGATGGCGGCGTCCACCTTCGCCCTCGGTCTCCTGCCGGGCTACGACCAGATCGGAGTCTGGGCCGCGGTCCTGCTCGTAATCGTGAAGCTCGTCCAGGGGTTCTCGACCGGTGGAGAGTACGCGGGGGCCACCACCTTCGTGAGCGAGTATGCCGCAGACCGCCGCCGCGGCTTCTTCGCGAGCTTCCTCGACATGGGCAGCTACCTCGGCTTCGCGGTCGGAGCCGCGCTCGTATCGGTCCTGCAGATGACCCTTGGTTCTGCCGCCATGGGCGAGTACGGCTGGAGGATCCCGTTCCTCGCCGCCGGGCCGCTCGGGGCGATCGCCATCTACTTCCGCCTCCGCATCGAGGAGAGCCCGACCTTCCAGGCCGCCCTCGAGGCGCAGGAACGGTCCGTGCACGAATTGGCAGCCAACGACGAGGGCGCGACCAAGGGCCCCATCGGCATCGTCCGCTCCTATTGGCGCCCGATTCTCGTCGCGATGGTCGTCGTCGCCGCGGCCAACACCGTCGGCTACGCCCTGACGTCCTACATGCCGACGTACCTCACCGAGTCGAAGGGCTACGACGAGCTCCACGGCACCCTCCTCACAATCCCGGTGCTCGTCGTCATGAGCCTATGCATCCCGCTGACGGGCAAGCTCTCCGACCGCATCGGCAGGCGCCCCGTCCTGTGGATCGGCGCAGTGAGCACGATCGTCCTGTCGATCCCTGCGTTCCTCCTGATCGGCATCGGCAGTGTCCCGGCAACGCTCGCGGGCCTTGCGCTTGTCGCTTTCCCCGTGACGTTCTACGTCGCGAACCTCGCATCGACGCTGCCCGCCCAGTTCCCCACCGCGAGCCGCTACGGCGCGATGGGCATCGCGTACAACTTCGCCGTCGCGATCTTCGGGGGAACCACACCGTTCATCGTCGACGCCCTCATCAAGGCCACGCACAACGACATGATGCCCGCGTACTACCTCATGGCCACCTCGCTCGTGGGCGCCGTGGCGATCTTCTTCCTCCAGGAGTCAGCGGGGCGGCCTCTTCCCGGGTCGATGCCGAGCGTCGAGTCGGACGCCGAGGCAATCGACGTCGTCGAGAACCAGGAGGAGGATCCCCTCATCGACCTCGCGCACATGCCGCTCGCCGAGGTGCCGGTTGCGGTCGCGCCCGACGGCGAGGCCGTCCAGCTTCCGCTCGATCACCCGGCTGCAATTGCCGCCGCGGAGCAGGCAGGCATCGACCTCGAAGCGACCGCATTGGAGGCGCAGGTCTCGGGCGAGGAGCCGGTCGCCTCGGGCACGTCGGCCTAG
- a CDS encoding DinB family protein translates to MAIIPDTKDWTWVLDRVCPECGFDADSLTPQDVARRLDTALPRWDGVLLRDDVLERPDPSTWSPLEYSYHVRDVFEVFRRRLGLMLDEDGARFEDWDQDAAAVEKAYADADPAVVREELAEQGALTRDAFAHVPEDAFERRGLRSNGSEFTVLTLGRYFLHDVEHHLHDVRG, encoded by the coding sequence ATGGCGATCATTCCCGACACGAAAGACTGGACGTGGGTGTTGGACCGCGTGTGCCCCGAGTGCGGCTTCGATGCTGACAGCCTCACGCCTCAGGATGTCGCTCGCCGGCTCGACACGGCCCTGCCTCGATGGGACGGCGTGCTGCTCCGCGACGACGTGCTCGAGCGCCCGGACCCTTCGACCTGGTCGCCCCTCGAGTACTCGTACCACGTACGGGACGTCTTCGAGGTGTTCCGTCGGCGCCTCGGCCTCATGCTCGACGAGGACGGTGCCCGTTTCGAGGACTGGGACCAGGACGCGGCCGCGGTCGAAAAGGCGTACGCCGACGCCGACCCGGCCGTGGTCCGTGAGGAACTGGCCGAGCAGGGCGCGCTCACCCGCGACGCCTTCGCGCACGTTCCGGAGGATGCCTTTGAGCGCCGGGGACTCCGGAGCAACGGCTCGGAGTTCACGGTTCTGACCCTTGGCCGGTACTTCCTGCACGACGTCGAACATCACCTGCACGACGTGCGCGGCTAG
- the cydD gene encoding thiol reductant ABC exporter subunit CydD translates to MRPSIPNGSATKAAVTLLSVLAVVKAGALILIAQGVASGLAGAFAGHTDWRGAALTAAAGVLLRALAEWGSLQAGRWAAVGVREELRARLVGAALERGGSTGDGADDADRRVASSAAATAVLAVRGLDGLDSFYTAYLPALVQCAAVPLLVGLRILGADWVSALIIALTLPLVPIFMILIGKHTEDRVSVAQQALARLGSHLVELAQGLPVLVGLGRAAEQRKALRALSEDFSNRTMGTLRVAFMSSLALELLSTISVAVVAVFIGIRLVSGEMPLEAGLLALVLAPECFQPVRDLGAAHHASEDGAEALRRAEDAIAAPAGTRLSALGGVAVDEDEPSPPGPVELCIDRLTVRYDGRTRAAVDGLSFTAPAGEATLLAGPSGAGKTTVLLALAGLVRDGAGATLTGRVSGADPRRVAYVPQHPQFTEPTVAAELELAADGLPAEGVGAAVCRALETVLCADLAQANPAELSPGQQRRIAVARGLLRVDAGATLLLLDEPTAHLDARSASAVEAAIAGLSGRATVVLVAHDPQTAALARTRIELVPTEPTENLNAASASSRFAVADRAADAAPARRGEATASQDGRWLVGLWRLIRPDLTRYAVAALSGVGAAAAAAALAGLSGWLIVRAAEQPPILYLLAAMVGVRFFGIARAVLRYAERLATHSAVFSTLTRLRDRLWKALTSQGLSARRLLVPGAALESLVADAESVRDELPRILQPIATAVLLAAGALIPVGILLPAQLPVLALAAVVSVVAAPLAAAWADRRAARAVQRGTARLLEAIGQALAAAPDLAANRLAQPVLARLRAEDQRLTALERRGVAAEGLGRAIVILATGLAAAATLATPATAGTAASTAAAVVLLQLALADPLAAASSAVQRIPALGSALARVGVDSDDEATPRQDGGSAAGTGTGTDAGAAALRATGPGLSIDRLSAGWPGQPDVFVDLSARAAPGEWLVVAGPSGSGKTTLLAVLLGFLPQRTGSVQSSGRIAWCPQESHLFDSTVRGNLAIARDRTEVPSEAQLWEALDRVGLGDHVRALPDGLDSRIGSRGSQLSGGQRQRLAVARTLVADAAVVLLDEPTAHLDPASAQELVSVLHTALADRSVVMVTHRASELRDGDLLVRLDALDDGVRRLALAG, encoded by the coding sequence GTGCGCCCGAGCATTCCCAACGGCAGCGCGACCAAGGCCGCGGTCACGCTCCTGAGCGTCCTCGCCGTCGTGAAGGCGGGCGCATTGATCCTCATCGCCCAAGGAGTCGCCTCGGGTCTCGCAGGGGCCTTCGCCGGACACACCGACTGGCGAGGGGCGGCCCTGACCGCGGCGGCGGGTGTGCTGCTCCGGGCCCTCGCCGAATGGGGATCGCTGCAGGCCGGCCGATGGGCGGCCGTGGGAGTCCGGGAAGAGCTCCGGGCGCGTCTTGTCGGCGCTGCGCTCGAGCGTGGCGGGAGCACCGGCGACGGGGCGGACGACGCCGACCGGCGCGTCGCGTCGTCGGCCGCCGCGACCGCGGTCCTCGCCGTCCGGGGACTCGACGGCCTCGATTCGTTCTATACCGCCTACCTCCCGGCCCTCGTCCAGTGCGCCGCCGTACCGCTCCTCGTGGGCCTGCGGATCCTCGGCGCGGACTGGGTGAGCGCGCTCATCATCGCGCTCACCCTCCCGCTGGTCCCGATCTTCATGATCCTGATCGGCAAGCACACGGAGGACCGTGTCTCCGTGGCCCAGCAGGCGCTTGCCCGCCTCGGATCCCACCTCGTGGAACTCGCCCAAGGCCTCCCCGTCCTCGTCGGCCTCGGGCGCGCAGCGGAGCAGCGCAAGGCTCTTCGCGCGCTGTCCGAGGACTTCTCGAACCGGACGATGGGAACTCTGAGGGTCGCGTTCATGTCGTCCCTCGCCCTCGAACTGCTCTCGACCATCTCGGTCGCCGTCGTCGCCGTGTTCATAGGTATCCGTCTTGTGAGCGGAGAGATGCCCCTTGAGGCGGGGCTGCTTGCCCTCGTGCTTGCCCCCGAGTGCTTCCAGCCCGTGCGCGATCTCGGGGCGGCCCACCACGCAAGCGAAGACGGGGCCGAGGCGCTCCGCCGCGCGGAAGACGCGATCGCGGCTCCTGCCGGGACCCGTCTCTCCGCCCTGGGCGGCGTGGCCGTGGATGAGGACGAACCGTCCCCGCCCGGTCCCGTCGAGCTCTGCATCGATCGACTCACGGTCCGCTACGACGGCCGAACACGCGCGGCCGTGGACGGGTTGTCGTTCACCGCGCCGGCGGGGGAGGCCACGCTGCTCGCGGGCCCGAGCGGCGCGGGCAAGACGACCGTCCTGCTGGCTCTCGCGGGCCTCGTGCGCGACGGCGCCGGGGCGACGCTCACGGGCCGGGTGTCGGGCGCCGACCCACGTCGCGTCGCGTACGTCCCGCAGCACCCGCAGTTCACGGAACCCACCGTTGCGGCGGAACTCGAGCTCGCCGCCGATGGGCTACCTGCCGAGGGCGTCGGAGCCGCGGTGTGCCGTGCGCTCGAGACGGTACTGTGCGCCGACCTCGCCCAGGCGAACCCTGCTGAGCTGAGCCCCGGACAGCAGCGGCGCATCGCCGTCGCCCGCGGACTCCTCAGGGTCGACGCCGGCGCCACGCTCCTCCTCCTCGACGAGCCGACGGCGCACCTCGACGCCCGCTCCGCGAGCGCCGTCGAGGCGGCCATCGCGGGGCTCAGCGGCCGCGCGACGGTGGTGCTTGTGGCGCACGATCCGCAGACGGCAGCGCTCGCCCGGACCCGCATCGAGCTGGTTCCGACCGAACCGACCGAGAATCTCAACGCGGCTTCGGCTTCAAGCAGGTTCGCAGTCGCAGACCGCGCGGCGGACGCCGCGCCGGCCAGGAGAGGCGAGGCAACGGCGTCCCAAGACGGTCGGTGGCTCGTTGGCCTTTGGAGGCTCATCCGTCCGGATCTCACCCGCTACGCCGTCGCTGCCCTCTCCGGCGTGGGAGCTGCAGCGGCGGCCGCCGCCCTTGCCGGCCTCTCCGGCTGGCTCATCGTCCGCGCCGCCGAGCAGCCGCCCATCCTCTATCTGCTGGCGGCAATGGTCGGGGTCCGCTTCTTCGGCATCGCGCGCGCCGTCCTCCGCTACGCCGAGCGTCTGGCCACCCACTCCGCCGTGTTCTCGACGCTCACCCGGCTCCGCGACCGACTCTGGAAGGCTCTGACGAGCCAAGGCCTGAGCGCGCGTCGCCTGCTCGTCCCCGGAGCCGCGCTCGAGAGCCTCGTCGCCGACGCCGAGTCCGTCCGCGACGAGCTGCCACGGATTCTCCAGCCGATCGCAACCGCCGTGCTCCTCGCCGCGGGCGCGCTCATCCCCGTCGGCATTCTCCTCCCGGCGCAGCTTCCCGTTCTCGCGCTCGCCGCCGTGGTCTCGGTCGTCGCTGCCCCACTGGCGGCCGCCTGGGCCGACCGGCGCGCTGCCCGAGCCGTCCAACGGGGCACCGCGCGCCTCCTCGAAGCAATCGGCCAAGCTCTCGCAGCGGCCCCTGACCTTGCCGCGAACCGCCTCGCCCAACCAGTCTTGGCCCGCCTGCGGGCAGAAGACCAGCGGTTGACCGCACTCGAGCGGCGCGGCGTCGCGGCGGAGGGACTCGGCCGGGCCATCGTGATCCTCGCGACCGGCCTCGCCGCGGCCGCGACGCTCGCGACGCCAGCCACCGCGGGCACTGCCGCGAGCACGGCCGCTGCCGTCGTGCTCCTGCAGCTCGCGCTCGCGGACCCACTCGCCGCCGCGAGCAGCGCTGTCCAACGGATCCCGGCGCTCGGCTCAGCCCTGGCCCGGGTCGGCGTGGACTCCGACGACGAAGCCACGCCCCGCCAAGACGGAGGCAGCGCCGCGGGCACGGGCACCGGCACAGACGCAGGCGCCGCCGCACTTCGTGCGACAGGCCCCGGCCTGTCGATCGACCGACTCTCGGCCGGATGGCCAGGCCAGCCGGACGTCTTCGTGGACCTTTCGGCCCGGGCGGCACCGGGGGAGTGGCTCGTGGTCGCCGGTCCCTCGGGAAGCGGCAAGACAACCCTCCTCGCCGTCCTCCTCGGCTTCCTGCCCCAGCGGACCGGGAGCGTGCAGTCCAGCGGCAGGATCGCTTGGTGCCCCCAGGAATCGCACCTGTTCGATTCGACCGTGCGCGGAAATCTCGCGATCGCGCGAGACCGCACCGAGGTGCCAAGCGAGGCCCAGCTGTGGGAAGCGCTGGACCGCGTGGGATTGGGCGACCATGTCCGGGCGCTCCCCGACGGGCTCGACTCGCGCATCGGAAGCAGGGGCTCACAGCTCTCGGGCGGTCAGCGCCAACGCCTCGCCGTCGCCCGCACGCTCGTGGCGGACGCCGCCGTCGTGCTCCTCGACGAGCCCACGGCGCACCTCGACCCGGCGTCGGCCCAAGAGCTCGTCTCGGTCCTGCACACGGCGCTCGCGGATCGCAGCGTCGTCATGGTGACCCACCGCGCATCCGAGCTCAGGGACGGGGACCTGCTCGTGCGGCTCGATGCACTGGACGACGGCGTGCGGAGGCTTGCGCTCGCAGGCTAG